In Rhodanobacter sp. LX-99, the genomic stretch CGGCAGCGCCGGCAGCATCTACGACGCCGATTACGAGGCCATCCCGGGCGCCGGGCAGAACCCGGCCGGCTTCGGCCTGACCTTCATCGACCACCTGACCCACAACCTGTACTTCGGCAACATGCAGAAGTGGTCGGACTACTACGAGAAGCTGTTCAACTTCCGCGAGATCCGCTACTTCGACATCAAGGGCGTCAAGACCGGCCTGGTGTCGAAGGCGATGACCGCGCCGGACGGCATCGTGCGCATCCCGCTGAACGAGTCGAACGACCCGAAGAGCCAGATCAACGAGTACCTCGACGCCTACCACGGCGAAGGCATACAGCACATCGCCTGCTTCACCGACGACATCTACGCCACGGTCGAGAAGATGCGCGCTGCCGGCGTGGAATTCCTCGATACGCCGGACGCGTATTTCGAGGTCATCGACGTGCGCGTGCCTGACCATGGCGAGGACGTGGCGCGGCTGGCGAAGAACAAGATCCTGATCGACGCCGACCCGGAGACCAAGCAGCGCAAGCTGCTGCAGATCTTCACCCAGAACGCGATCGGCCCGATCTTCTTCGAGATCATCCAGCGCAAGGGCAACGAAGGCTTCGGCGAGGGCAACTTCCAGGCGCTGTTCGAGTCGATCGAGCGCGACCAGATGAAGCGTGGATTCTTGTGAGTCCGGAAGTTCTGCGCGGCCCTTCGACTCCGGCCCTTCGGGCCTGCGCTCAGGGTGAGCGGTTGCGGCGGTACCGCTTGATTCGGTCGCCGTTCGCCCTGGGCGTAGCCGCGTAGCGGCGAAGTCGAAGGGCAGTCAAGCGAATAAACCGGCAAGGAAGCCAGCGAAATGGAATTTACCCTCTACATCCTCGAATGCGCCGACGGAAGCTTTTACATCGGCCATGCCGATGATCTCGGCAAACGACTGACGCAGCACGACGAAGGCAAGGGTTGTGTCTACACCTCGACCCGCCGTCCGTTGAAAAAATTGATCCACACGGAAGGTTTCGAAACGCGTTACGAAGCTTTGACCATGGAGCGCAAGCTGAAAGGTTGGAGCAGGGCCAAGAAACTGGCGTACATGGCTGGTGACTGGAAAGCTGTCGGTGATCTGGCCAAAGGGAAACATCGGTATCAGCGTTTGTTGTGAGGCGCTTCGACTCCGTCCATCCTGAGCTTGTCGAAGGGCTCAGCGAGAACGGTATGGGTGCGCCGCTTCTCCCCCGGATCAAGTCCGGGGCAGGCTCTGAGCGTAGGCTCAAAGGGCCGAAGTCGAAGGGCAAGCCAGCCTCAACAGGAAATTCGGAGTATCCGCAGTGAACGTGTCATCACACTACCAATCCGGCTTCGGCAACGAGTTCGCCAGCGAGGCCATTCCAGGCACCTTGCCACAAGGCCAGAACTCGCCGCAGCGGGTGGCGCACGGCCTGTACGCGGAGCAGCTGTCCGGCACCGCGTTCACCGCGCCGCGCCACGCCAACCGGCGCAGCTGGCTGTACCGGATCCGCCCGGCGGCGG encodes the following:
- a CDS encoding GIY-YIG nuclease family protein, whose translation is MEFTLYILECADGSFYIGHADDLGKRLTQHDEGKGCVYTSTRRPLKKLIHTEGFETRYEALTMERKLKGWSRAKKLAYMAGDWKAVGDLAKGKHRYQRLL
- the hppD gene encoding 4-hydroxyphenylpyruvate dioxygenase — its product is MNAQPNLGMQVTTFENPMGIDGFEFVEFAAPAGRANELHDLFKRMGFSAVLRHRTRPITVYRQNGVNFLLNEDPDSFAADFAAKHGPSACGFAIRFKKPAGDVLAAVLGNGGEAVGHKEASKAVNAPVIKGIGDCMLYLVDRYGSAGSIYDADYEAIPGAGQNPAGFGLTFIDHLTHNLYFGNMQKWSDYYEKLFNFREIRYFDIKGVKTGLVSKAMTAPDGIVRIPLNESNDPKSQINEYLDAYHGEGIQHIACFTDDIYATVEKMRAAGVEFLDTPDAYFEVIDVRVPDHGEDVARLAKNKILIDADPETKQRKLLQIFTQNAIGPIFFEIIQRKGNEGFGEGNFQALFESIERDQMKRGFL